The Osmerus eperlanus chromosome 7, fOsmEpe2.1, whole genome shotgun sequence genome includes a region encoding these proteins:
- the ptpn23a gene encoding tyrosine-protein phosphatase non-receptor type 23 isoform X1, which produces MEAVPRMPMIWLDLKEAGEFQFSPSVRQFILKNYGENPDNYNEQLKKLETLRQSAVNVTRDFEGCSTLRKYFGQLHYLQSRVPLGPGQEAAVPISWTEIFSGKTVTHDDISYEQACILYNLGALHSMLGAMDNRVSEEGMKVSCTHFQCSAGAFSYLRDHFSHNFSVDMSHQILNLNINLMLGQAQECLLEKSMLDNRKSFLVARISAQVVDYYKEACRALENSDTASMLGKIQKDWKKLVQMKIYYFAAIAHLHMGKQAEEQQKYGERLAYLQSSMDKLSEAIKLAKQGQPDSVQEALRFTMDVIGGKFNSAKKDNDFIYHETVPSLETLASVKGAPLVKALPVNPTDPSVTGPDLFAKLVPMAAHEASSLYSEEKAKLLRDIMAKVDGKNETLEQFMDSLGLEPESVDNLDMYSHIPPVLMEKCAALSVRPDTVKSLIGSMQVLSGVFTDVEVSLREIRDVLEEDEAGVRALQEAGGPTATLDPPTQAQGLAEIRRDLEKYMEAHEKASFTNTELHRAMNLHISNLRLLGGPLEALSDALPRPQLNEEEVAGLQCMKRILSKVQEMRDQRGSLEKQLRDLIQQDDITSALVTTERADMKRLFEDQLKKYEQVKVYIDQNLAAQENILKALTEANVQYATVRKGLSETEHKWNTMVQMLVASYEAYEDLMKKSQEGKEFYEDLEAKSSRLLEKAKNLCQGREEERKAILDRETQKKPPPRPTAAKPTLQSKGSDVDSACSSLEDPELAQLNAAILSLGGDLPEELRHLPPDHPSMPPPSSSRLPGPETYLLPGASLGTGSSLPWPGAPRFPANLPPPELLARISQFSSPMPAQGLPRGPHPQIPAQVPVSGYGPPPQQVPQHRGVMPGPVPVHPSTTTVDSIQAPIPSYTPTPRHPVPSVSAGYTVPPQMGTYPQYMPQPGGPMPVQGQMQHHQPQQQQYPQPPPGQQPPGYQAASRGMPGPRPPPQAQPGYPQYMPAQPRPAMPPQYQQPFPGQPQHGYQPQQQLPQGYIPQPGYLPQQHPHMIPGSMIRPPQVQMPAHTVHPQIPPTSQSMPPVSQPYMHPGNQQMPPQHPHQQMLPRQQQMHPNAHQMVPSQLHQQMPQCQPQMPPNNQQMPPISQKYLPPTNQPMPPNLHQPMPSVSQPNMVPGPQAHLPRGPLTPQSQMSPNALPPQQLPQTGQPMPQIPQQQPIRMPSQALPQPPHIGSLCYPGGPMMPQQPLASLPMTHSQPPPASPMYPAASGAPQQPTSMGPPGAPPQGVPPQHMLPTPSGAPPAMIQPPNSSIPPSPSPSPSPSPGPPSLGLTPQQRPSPAATPGVAGVAPPLPSPSSSPSPSLFQRQNSSTDDLLSSSPESQPGGPKAPTNVLLPTKADPKDGERRKKSSQGVLLIQGDPYQAPERVAHLCSELEQFRVSVECLEQPTEAEGGLSELDARWKELQEQQEKDARQLSIAIARCYTMKNRHQDVMPYDANRVVLRSGKDDYINASYVEELSAYCPRLIATQAPLSGTAADFWLMVYEQKVSLVVMLVSEQELDKGKVLRYFPTERGQKLSQGPITLTLTTQKTTPTHVERMIGLQYRDQSLKRTVIHLQFTSWPELGLPDSKSNLIRFIQEVHGHYLHQRPLHTPIVVHCSSGVGRTGAFCLLYAALQELEAGNGIPDLTLLVKKMRQQRKNMLQEKLHLKFCYEAVLKHAEQVLQRHGYAAAPCSKTSNTTATKPYSRQESQLDLVLGGDMPISSIQATIAKLSIRPPSATDPAMEASLSSLEDQPLVIPSQLSLDGDLQLTAIPQEDPLPLGEPQVPSSLSPSLSSPSSSPAQVHSPPPNGVDGPDLSSSPVANHHESPEARPAPEPSPPVSAPAPSSLELLAALTPEAFSMEGGGMGKHRVTKQSFLQPAEGQGLRGPREEGGEDPLGNLDPLWSLNKS; this is translated from the exons ATGGAGGCGGTACCCCGAATGCCGATGATCTGGCTGGATCTGAAAGAGGCTGGGGAGTTTCAGTTCAGCCCGTCTGTAAGGCAG TTCATCCTTAAGAACTATGGGGAGAATCCAGACAACTACAATGAACAGCTGAAAAAGCTGGAAACACTAAGACAG AGTGCGGTGAATGTGACACGGGACTTTGAGGGATGCAGCACATTGAGGAAGTACTTTGGTCAACTGCACTACCTCCAGAGCCGAGTGCCCTTGGGCCCTGGACAGGAGGCAGCTGTACCAATCTCATG GACAGAGATTTTCTCTGGAAAGACGGTTACCCACGATGACATCAGCTATGAGCAAGCCTGCATCCTCTACAACCTTG GTGCTCTCCACTCCATGTTGGGAGCCATGGACAACCGGGTGTCAGAGGAG gGTATGAAAGTTTCATGTACACACTTCCAATGTTCGGCAGGGGCCTTCTCCTACCTGAGGGATCATTTCAGTCACAACTTTAGTGTGGACATGAGTCACCAAATCCTTAATCTCAACATCAACCTCATGCTG GGTCAGGCCCAAGAATGTCTTCTAGAAAAGTCCATGCTGGACAATAGAAAGAGTTTCCTTGTTGCCCGAATCAGCgctcag GTGGTGGACTATTATAAGGAGGCATGCCGGGCCCTGGAGAACTCAGACACTGCTTCTATGCTGGGAAAGATTCAGAAGGACTGGAAAAAACTGGTCCAGATGAAAATCTACTACTTTGCTGCTATTGCCCAT CTACACATGGGAAAACAGGCAGAGGAGCAACAAAAATATGGAGAACGG ttGGCCTACCTGCAAAGCTCAATGGACAAACTCAGTGAAGCCATAAAGTTGGCAAAG CAGGGTCAGCCAGACAGTGTGCAGGAGGCATTGAGATTCACGATGGATGTGATTGGGGGAAA GTTTAACTCTGCCAAGAAAGACAATGACTTTATCTACCACGAGACTGTCCCATCTTTAGAGACACTGGCTTCAGTTAAAG GTGCCCCACTGGTGAAGGCACTGCCCGTCAACCCCACTGATCCCAGTGTCACTGGCCCTGACCTGTTTGCCAAACTGGTCCCCATGGCTGCCCACGAGGCCTCTTCTCTCTATAG TGAAGAGAAGGCTAAGCTGCTTCGGGACATCATGGCCAAGGTAGACGGCAAAAACGAGACACTAGA GCAGTTCATGGACTCTTTGGGTCTTGAGCCAGAATCTGTGGACAACCTGGACATGTATAGTCACATCCCTCCAGTTCTCATGGAGAAGTGTGCGGCTCTCAGTGTCCGACCTGACACCGTCAAAAGCCTTATCGGGTCCATGCAGG TCCTGtcaggggtgttcactgacgTAGAGGTGTCCTTGAGAGAGATCAGAGACGTgttggaggaggacgaggctgGGGTCCGCGCTCTACAGGAGGCCGGGGGGCCCACTGCCACCCTGGACCCCCCGACCCAGGCACAGGGCCTGGCAGAGATCCGCAGGGACCTGGAGAAGTACATGGAGGCCCACGAGAAGGCTAGCTTCACCAACACAGAGCTGCACAGGGCCATGAATCTGCACATCAGTAACCTGAGGCTGCTAGGAGGGCCCCTGGAGGCTCTAAGTGATGCCCTGCCCAGACCACAACTCAATGAAG AGGAGGTAGCAGGACTGCAGTGTATGAAGAGAATTCTGAGTAAAGTACAGGAAATGAGAGACCAGAGGGGCTCACTGGAGAAGCAGCTGAGAGATCTCATTcaacaagatgacatcacttctGCTTTGGTCACCACTGAGCGAGCAGACATGAAG AGGCTGTTTGAGGACCAGCTAAAGAAGTATGAGCAGGTAAAAGTCTACATCGACCAGAACCTTGCGGCCCAGGAAAACATCCTCAAGGCGCTGACGGAGGCAAACGTTCAATATGCCACAGTCCGCAAGGGCCTCAGTGAGACAGAGCACAAGTGGAACACCATGGTCCAGATGCTGGTGGCCTCTTATGAGGCGTACGAAGACCTTATGAAGAAGTCGCAGGAGGGCAAGGAGTTTTACGAAGACCTGGAAGCCAAATCGTCCCGTCTGCTGGAGAAAGCCAAGAACCTGTgccagggcagggaggaggagagaaaggctaTTCTGGACAG GGAGACCCAGAAGAAGCCTCCGCCACGGCCCACGGCAGCCAAGCCCACCCTGCAGTCCAAAGGCTCGGATGTGGACtcggcctgctccagcctggaggaccCTGAGCTGGCCCAGCTCAACGCTGCTATTCTCAGCCTGGGAGGGGATCTGCCCGAAGAGCTTCGCCACCTGCCCCCAGACcacccctccatgccccccccctcctcttctcgccTCCCGGGCCCTGAGACTTACTTGCTGCCCGGTGCTTCCCTCGGCACCGGCTCCTCCCTGCCCTGGCCTGGTGCCCCTCGGTTCCCTGCCAACCTACCTCCACCAGAACTCCTGGCGAGAATATCCCAGTTTTCAAGTCCCATGCCTGCCCAGGGTTTGCCTCGTGGACCCCACCCTCAGATACCAGCCCAGGTGCCGGTATCTGGATATGGACCTCCCCCACAGCAAGTCCCCCAGCATAGAGGTGTCATGCCTGGTCCTGTGCCAGTCCACCCTTCCACCACAACTGTAGATAGCATCCAGGCTCCAATCCCCAGCTACACTCCTACCCCACGCCATCCTGTACCGTCTGTCTCTGCAGGTTATACAGTGCCCCCACAGATGGGTACTTATCCACAGTACATGCCCCAGCCAGGGGGGCCCATGCCAGTGCAAGGACAAATGCAGCACCACCAACCACAACAACAGCAGTACCCACAGCCCCCTCCGGGGCAGCAGCCTCCGGGATACCAGGCAGCCTCTCGGGGAATGCctggcccccgcccccctccccaagcTCAGCCAGGGTATCCCCAGTACATGCCTGCTCAGCCTAGACCGGCCATGCCCCCTCAGTATCAGCAGCCATTTCCTGGCCAGCCTCAACATGGCTACCAGCCCCAACAGCAGTTGCCACAAGGCTACATCCCACAACCGGGCTATCTACCACAACAGCACCCCCACATGATCCCTGGCTCCATGATAAGACCCCCTCAGGTTCAAATGCCCGCTCACACTGTCCACCCTCAaattccccccacctcccagtcAATGCCCCCTGTCTCCCAACCCTACATGCACCCCGGCAACCAACAGATGCCCCCTCAGCACCCTCACCAGCAGATGCTGCCACGCCAGCAGCAGATGCACCCTAATGCCCATCAGATGGTGCCATCTCAGCTTCATCAGCAGATGCCCCAATGCCAACCCCAAATGCCGCCCAACAATCAGCAGATGCCCCCAATTTCACAGAAATACCTGCCTCCCACCAACCAACCCATGCCCCCCAACCTCCATCAGCCTATGCCCTCAGTCTCACAACCCAACATGGTCCCTGGCCCTCAGGCTCACCTGCCCAGGGGCCCCCTCACCCCACAGTCTCAGATGTCCCCCAATGCCCTACCACCCCAGCAGCTCCCCCAAACCGGTCAACCCATGCCACAGATTCCCCAGCAGCAGCCCATAAGGATGCCCTCCCAGGCCCTGCCTCAGCCCCCTCACATAGGGTCTCTATGCTACCCAGGGGGCCCTATGATGCCTCAACAGCCCCTGGCATCTTTGCCCATGACCCATTCACagccacccccagcctctcccatgTACCCTGCTGCCTCTGGGGCCCCACAGCAGCCCACCTCTATGGGCCCTCCCGGGGCTCCGCCACAGGGTGTTCCACCACAGCATATGCTTCCAACCCCGTCGGGAGCCCCTCCAGCAATGATCCAGCCCCCCAATAGttctatccccccctccccctcaccttccccctctccctccccaggcccacCCTCCCTTGGCCTGACCCCACAACAGCGTCCTTCCCCAGCCGCTACACCCGGAGTGGCAGGTGtggccccacctctcccctccccttcctcttccccctctccttccctctttcagcGCCAGAATTCCAGTACAGATGACCTTCTGTCCTCCAGCCCGGAAAGCCAGCCTGGAGGTCCCAAGGCCCCCACCAATGTCCTGCTACCAACGAAAGCAGACCCCAAGGATGGCGAGCGCAGAAAAAAGAGCTCTCAGGGGGTCCTTCTGATACAGGGCGACCCCTACCAGGCCCCAGAACGTGTGGCCCACCTCTGCAGCGAGCTGGAGCAATTTCGGGTGTCAGTGGAGTGTCTGGAGCAGCCTACAGAAGCCGAGGGTGGTCTGTCGGAGCTGGATGCTCGATGGAAGGAGCTTCAGGAACAACAGGAGAAGGATGCGCGACAGCTGTCCATTGCCATCGCCCGCTGCTACACAATGAAGAACCGCCACCAGGATGTCATGCCTTACGACGCGAACCGTGTGGTTCTGCGCTCAGGCAAAGACGACTATATCAACGCCAGCTACGTCGAGGAGCTGTCAGCCTACTGTCCGCGTCTCATTGCCACGCAGGCTCCGCTCTCGGGCACGGCAGCAGACTTTTGGCTGATGGTATATGAGCAGAAGGTGTCTTTGGTGGTCATGTTGGTGTCGGAGCAGGAGTTGGACAAG GGAAAGGTTTTGCGCTACTTCCCCACGGAGCGCGGCCAGAAGCTTTCTCAGGGACCGattaccctcaccctgaccacacagaaGACTACGCCCACCCATGTGGAGCGTATGATTGGTCTACAATATCGGGACCAGAGCCTCAAACGCACCGTCATCCACCTGCAGTTCACCTCATGGCCTGAGCT GGGTCTTCCTGACAGCAAAAGCAACCTGATCCGCTTCATCCAGGAGGTCCATGGACACTACTTGCACCAGAGACCCTTACACACTCCCATTGTGGTACACTGCAG CTCGGGTGTGGGGCGCACCGGCGCTTTCTGTCTGCTGTACGCTGCgctgcaggagctggaggcAGGGAACGGCATCCCTGACCTGACTCTGCTGGTCAAGAAGATGAGGCAGCAGCGAAAAAACATGCTGCAGGAGAAG CTGCACCTGAAATTCTGTTATGAGGCAGTGCTGAAGCACGCTGAGCAGGTCCTTCAGCGCCACGGTTACGCTGCTGCCCCCTGCAGCAAAACCTCCAACACTACAGCGACCAAG CCTTATTCACGGCAGGAGTCTCAATTAGACTTGGTTCTGGGTGGAGACATGCCCATCAGCTCCATTCAAGCCACCATCGCCAAACTCAGCATCCGGCCCCCGAGTGCAACGGACCCAGCCATGGAGGCCTCCCTCAGTAGTTTGGAAGACCAGCCCTTAGTCATTCCATCGCAGCTTTCCCTAGACGGAGACCTCCAACTGACAGCCATCCCGCAGGAGGACCCCTTACCCCTTGGGGAACCCCAAgtaccctcctccctcagtccttcgctctcttctccatcctcctcccctgcacaGGTCCACTCCCCACCGCCCAATGGGGTGGATGGTCCCgacctttcttcttctcccgtAGCCAATCATCACGAGTCACCAGAGGCTAGACCCGCCCCTGAGCCTTCCCCTCCTGTCTCAGCCCCGGCGCCTTCCTCTCTGGAGCTGCTGGCCGCCCTGACACCTGAGGCGTTCTCCATGGAGGGAGGTGGCATGGGGAAGCATCGTGTCACCAAGCAGAGCTTCCTTCAGCCGGCTGAGGGACAAGGCCTGAGGGGGCcccgtgaggaggggggagaggacccCCTGGGCAACCTGGATCCCTTATGGAGCCTCAACAAGAGTTGA